AAGTGATAATAGGAGATACGGTGGACTAAATATGCTTTGTTGTTTAGACATGATGTTGCCTCCAGCTTCTATATGTATTAAATCTAGGTGCGTTAAATCTATGTTCATTATTGTATCCGGATACTTTATAAACATAAATCTTTACTAAGTAAATGTACGTTTGCATTTTGACTTTGTCAACATTTTTCTTTACAATCTCCGTATACCTATATTTGATTTCGGGATGAGGTGGTATGGGGATGAAGGAAGAGAAGCAAACCAAACAGGAAGTTGCAGCCGTAAGAACGAGGCGTGCGATTATCAATTTATTGAAACAAGAAGGTGCTGCGGACGCCATCCAGCTCTCTAAGGAGCTTGGAGTTTCGGGGATGGCGGTAAGACAGCATTTATATCATTTAGAGGAACAACAATTGGTCACTTTTGTAGAAGAGCCGAGATCGATGGGCCGCCCTGCGAAAATGTGGAGGTTAACACCGAAGGCTAATCGGTTTTTTCCGGATGGGTATGCCGATCTTTCGATTCACTTAATCGAATCCATGAAGGAAGCGTTCGGAGATGCTGGGTTAGACCAATTGTTAGAAGTTCGTAACAAGAAATTGATTAAAGAGTATCTGGATAAGGCTCCTACGACCCTTCCGTTAAACGAACAGTTAGTCGCTCTTGCGGAGTCTCGTACGAATGAAGGCTACATGGCCGAAACAATTGAGAACCCCGATGGTTCCTTTAGCTTTATAGAGAGACACTGTCCCATCTGCTCAGTTGCGCAGGTGTGTGCAGGTATTTGCAGAAAAGAAAAGGAAATGCTGGAGCAGGTACTTGGTGATCAGGTAGAGGTAAAAAGAAGCGAGCATATTCTAAGCGGCGACTTCAGGTGTGTTTATTTGATTAAACCTAAGGCCACTAATGCTCACTAAGTATACAATGACCTTGGAAGCCTGATTTTATGAGGGGACCAACCGCCCACCAAGGCACATTTTGCGAAATAAGGCACTGAGGGCTACTAAGAACGGCGAAGCAAGGTACATTTTGCGGAATAACGCACTGAGGGCTACTAAGAACGGCGAACCAAGGTACTTTCCCCGGAATAAGGCACTGAGGGCTACTAAGAACGACGAATCAAGGCACATTTTCCGAAATAACGCACTGAGGGCTACTAAGAACGCCGGACCAAGGTGCTTTTTACGAAATAAGGCACTGAGGGCTACTAAGAACGACGGATCGAGGCACATTTTACGAAATAAGGCACTGAGGGCTACTAAGAACGCCGGACCAAGGTGCTTTTTACGAAATAAGGCACTGAGGGCTACTAAGAACGACGGATCGAGGCACATTTTACGAAATAAGGCACTGAGGGCTACTAAGAACGCCGGATCGAGGCACGTTTTATGAAATAAGGCACTGAGGGCTACTAAGCTGTACCTGGGTTGCATTCAACATAGTTATGCGATATATTGCATGTAAAATTAATATGTTAAGGATGATTGAAATGCCTGTACCTAAAAATTTTACCTCCCCGATTCGATTGTCTGCTAAAGAACGAGCGCTATCCCAAATCCAACGTTGGATCATTGAGGGAACTCTGCTACCGGGCGAAAAATTACTGGATGCCGAGCTTGCAGAATCTCTAGCTGTCAGTAGAACTCCAATAAGGGAGGCGCTTCAGCTGTTGGAGGTACAGGGACTGGTTTCGATGCATCCCGGAAAAGAAACAAGAGTGACGAGCATTGAAAAAGATGATGTTCTGAAAATGTACCCAACTCTCGCGGTGCTCCATGCCCTGGCAGCTGAATATGCAGCAGAACAGATTTTGCCGGAACAGATTGAGAAGCTGAAGCAGTTAAATGCAGAATTCTCTAGTGCCATAGAGAATGGTGAACCTTATCAGGCGATGGAGCTAGATGAGCAGTTCCATAATCTTATTGTGGAGGCGTCTGATAACGCGTATATTGCATCATTTAGTGCATCGTTGCAGATTCACATCAGAAGGTTTAAGTACGTCTTCTTGAAGCAGTCTATTACTGAAACGCTAGCATCAGTGGAAGAGCATGTTTTGATCATAGCAGCCTTGGAAAAACGCGATAAAAACGAATCCTCGGCTAGAATGAAACAAAATTTAATTAGGCCAATGAATGAGCTGTACGCTATGATATAAGAGCAATAAGCAATAAGCAATAAGCAATAAGTATAATAAAGCTCTAATAAAAAGAAGCCGGGGGTATCAAGCGATGAGTCGCCGATTATACATACTGGGATGTGTAACGATTCTACTGGTACTATCTATGACAGCTTGTTCTAGCGGCAATAACAATAAAAATAATAATAACAACAGCACTAACAACACCAGCACGCCCAGCAGCAGTCCCACCAGCACCCCCACCAGCAGTCCCGCCATTTCGCCGCCTCATAATGGGGAGCTATCGCTTGTACAAGAAACCGAGCACGGCTTATTTTACAGTCCTGATGCCACTGAAAAGGTTAGTGATATGATTCAGACTTTGGCGAATTCATTCGAAGCCAATTATCCGCGCATCGTTGGGCTTTTTAAATATGAGCCATCTGGCAAAACGGTTGTTCACGTGTATTCCAATAAAAATCAATTTCAGAAGATGATAGGTCGGAGTACGGAAGGGACATACGTCGCGGAGGAAAATATCATTAAAGTGTACACACCTTCAAGCTTCAGCAATCAAAAGAATGAAGATGAATACACTTTTCAAGTTATACATGAATTTATTCATGCAGTCATTCAACAGATTAACCCCGCTATTGGACAGGTGAAATTCTTAGATGAAGGCATCGCCTATTATGTCTCAAACCAGCTCGAGGCTGAACTACAGACCCGCACGAATTTCGCAGACATTCCCACTTTTGAGCAATTGAGTAGTCCTGAATATTTTGATAAATCCGGTCATGAGGCTTATTTTTTCAGTGGGACAATCGTGCGTTATATTAGTAATAAGTATGGGGTAGATGCACTGAATGAGCTTATCAAAAACCCTGAGCAAATCGAACAAATACTGAATATCTCGCTAAATCAATTGTATGAACAATGGAGTGAAGATTTGAGGAAGTAAGTTAAGAGCTTATTTAGTATGTTTGCGCCTATTGATCAGAAACGCTGCGCGCTATAGCCGCCACTGGGGTAGAAAGCTATCTTAAAAGTCTATCACCTTTGGTTTGGTAGCCGATGGCTGGTGAGGTGTATCAGAAGCTGGAACAACAGGCTCATTATGAAGATCTATAGGCCGGAACACCGGATGGTTTAGAATAGGGGGATGTTCTTCCGGACGTACACGTAAATTCTGAGCGGATTCCAGAACTCCTTCTTGTCCGGCTGACCGCTTGTCTAACAACTCCAGAAACTGCTGAATGAACTGCTCAGGAGAATAGTGGAAAGATTGCCCGAGCAGCATAAACCGAATGATTGAACCGTTTGACACTCCTACTGATAACAGCAATCCTTCCCCTTTCTTTCCTTGACCTACAAGTCCAAGACGATCGATGTCCATTAACGGAATTTCCGTACGTTCGCCCTCATTCGGATTTATCATGCGAATCGCTATCAAACGTTCGGGCGTTAATAGAAGTATTTTGGCTCCTCCGTTAGCAGTGGTCCAGCTCTGGAAATCTTGGTACAGGCCGATAACGGATTCACTTGGCTGGATAACGCCTATATCCTCTAACTCGAACAGCGATGCCTGATCTACTGGAGTATGATGACTAATTCGGCTTTTAAACATAAATTGAATTGTAGAAATAAGGACGAGAGCATACATAACGGAAGATATCTTAAACCCCTGTAACCCAATAATAACAAGAAAAATAACCACTTGACCGACAGTCAGTACATGGATTTTCCGACTTCGTGAAAGACGATAGAACCAGAAGCCTTTGCCCGGCCTGTAAGGTGGAATAGCATCTAATTGGCGATTTATTGCTGATAGGGCAGCAATGCAAGCGATTGTGATGCCTCCTGCTACAAGCGCCATACGCCAATCCCCCATTGATATGCCTACTAGGGTAAGGAGCGCGCAAAGGATTAAAGCCAACCAAATTATTACTTTTTTCTTCTCAATTTCTCTAGTGGACTGATCTATCATCTCCGACACCCCTTTAATTTCTAATCCTACTGGACCTCCGTTAGCTATGGGAGTACTCCAGAGTCGAGCTATATAAGCTGACTCGGTTGCGTCCGCTACGTTTGGACGTATATAATGCTTCATCTGCTTTTCGTAGCAATGTATCTAATGTATCATCGAGTCTGCCTGAGGCCTCAGCAACCCCGAAGCTGGCAGTTACGACAATAGCTCCTTTATCTGTTAGTAGGGGCTCATCTTCCATTGCAATTCGCAGGCGATCGGCAATTACTTTCCCTTCCTGAAGCGAAGTGTATGGAAGTGAGAGTACGAATTCCTCACCTCCATAGCGAGCAAATAGTGTTTCTTTGGAAAGCAGCTTTCGGCAGGTGTTGACGACATGAACGAGCACTCTGTCACCCGTTTCATGACCTAAGTGGTCATTAACACGCTTGAAAAGGTCGATATCGAACAGGACGACAGTGAACGGATGCTTCTCCATACGGGATGCTGCCAGCATTTCACGGCTGCGTTGAATAAATTGCGTCCTATTGAAAATATGGGTTAGTCCATCATAGAATGCTTGATGCTCAAGCTCGTTCTGCAGGCGCTTTAGCTCGGTTACATTAATGAGCATAAGCAGGCTACCAGCTTGTTCTCCGTTCCGATGACGTAGGGTGGAGGAGCGAACTTGATAGAATTGCTTGCTATTTGAAAGCCACGATAGCTCTTCCACACTTCCATCTGGTAGGTGATAAAAAGGGAACGGTTCACCTGTCACTTCTGTCCATACTTGATCCAGCGTTCTGCCAATCATTGATGGATTCAGGGAAGGAATCATCTGCCCGACGGACTGATTATAGTCAATGAGCCGTTTAGCCGGATCAAGAACGAGAACGCCTTCTCCCATGCTGTCGAAGATTGTTTCTTTAGCAATTGGAACGACAGTGAGCATCTTGGTGGATAGAATGGCCCATATGAATAATCCTGAGCTAAAGCACATGCCCATAGGCACAGGATCAATGCCTGTAGGTGTCACGCCAAGCAGGTACAGTAAGCCAGTGATCATAGGCATCAATTGTCCGCAAATCAGGGTAAACAGCTGAAGTCGGTAAGATTTGCGGGTTTGCTTCCAACGACTGAACAATAGAGAGACAGCGGCGAGCCAGCAACAGAAGGTATAGATGGAAAAAACGATATACCATTCCCCAGCTTCGATTTTTAGAGTGTGGCTATTCATGCCTTCTTGAAACGTAAACACTTTGTAGAAAAGATTGTGGTAATCATTGGTTGCAACCATTAACCATGTGATAAGTGGAACAACAAATAGGGCCACAGTAGCAGCCCGAGAAATCTTTATTTTGAGGTAGTTGAGAATAATCATTAACCCGAGGGGTACAGATAAGGGCATACCAATATACTCAATCAAGTTCCATAGCTTGACTTCCCATATTGTATCGCTAGCCAGCTCAAAGGCATAGCCAAAGCTGTAAATAGTTAATGCTAGTGTATACAGAATAAAGGATAGAGAACCCGGAATCTCATTTCTTCTGAGGAAAACGTATACGCTAAGAAACAAGTTGAAAATTCCTGTTAGGCTAACTAAGGTAATGTAAATCGTCAGTTGCGAATCCATAGATTCCTTGCTCCCTGCTTGTTGACTTGCTGATATATTATCATATGTGTTATGAGATTGAATATAGGTGCCGTTATCCCCCGCCCGATAACAATCAGCTCATTGCTTTCGGACATCTCTTAACACATAACAAAATAACGATATTGTCATTATAATTGTGCTTTGTTATGATAGTGCCATTGAAAAGGAGTTGTTATGTCAAATGGCTCAGGATCTTCCTTTAAATAAAGAAAATATTTTAGATGCTGCGGAACAGGTGCTTAGGCGTTATGGACCGGATAAAACGTCAGTTGTAGACGTAGCGAGAGTGTTGCAGGTTAGCCACGGTACGCTTTACCGGCACTTTGCTAGCAAATCCGCTTTGCGTGAAGCGGTAACTGAGCGTTGGCTGGAAAGAAGCATTACGGCTCCTCTAGAAACGATTGCGAACCAAGCTGGTGGGAGCTCATCAGGACGTTTGCGGTTGTGGCTAGAGACCCTGATTAGAAGTAAAAGAACCTATTCAGTTGATGATTCAGAGATGTTTGCGATGTATGCGGCTGTCACGTTAGAAGCGGTTGAGATGATAACGGTACATGTCGATCGGCTCATTCAGCAGGTGGCACAGATTGTCGAAGAAGGAATTAAGTCTAAAGAATTTAAGTCTGGATCGTCGTCGGAGGGCGTTGCCAAAGCTATTTTCATCGCCACCTCGCGCTTCCACCATCCCTCACATGCCTATGAATGGGTAGAAGAGAAAACGAATGAAGAGTTTGATGCAGTATTTAATCTGATTCTCTCTGGAATTACAAAGTCTAGTTAGCGAGGCTGATATCTATTTATTTATCTAGTTATTTATGAATTGACACTTTCCCAATTTAAACCTATAATTCAAGAATACCCAGTGAGAAGGTTGGTTTTAAAACTGGGGAACCACGCAATGAAAATTAAACCTATTATCTATAACTTAATTAAAGGGGATTTATACAATGGCTGCTGTTCAAACATTCAAAGCAACTGCACAACTGCTAGACGGCGTTAAAGTTAAAACGACTTCCAGACAATTCGAGTTAATTATTGACGAGCCTAAGAGCTTGGGTGGAACAGATACAGGAATGAATCCCGTTGAAGCTCTGCTTGCTTCTTTAGGGGCATGTCAGGCTATTGTTGGTAGAGTTTATGCACCTAAATTCGGCGTAAATCTTGAAGATTTCCGTGTAGAGGTTGAAGGCGAGCTTGATCTAGACGGATTCTTTAACAAATCCGACGTTCGTCCAGGTTATTCCGATATTCGTTATACATTCCACATTAAAACCGATTCACCACAAGAAAAGGTTGAGGAATTCGTACAATTTCTAGAATCCAAATGCCCAGTTGGCGATACGATCGCAAACCCGGTTAATCTTAAATTAAACGGTATCGTTATCGAAAATTAAATCTGTGCCTTACTTCTCATATAGCAGCATGCTCGAAGGGACACTTTGTGTCCTTTTTTTTATATTGATTCAATCAGCAGTCAGCCACCTCCAAGCTCCCGAGTATCACCGCGACCGCCACATCCGTTCATCAAGCCTCGTGAGATCAGAAACATGAAAGATCCAGCCCTTCACTACTAAGCCTCATATGTAACTCGCTAATCCATCGGCATGCTGTTAATCTGTATGATATTTCATATAGAATAGTCTAAATAACCACTAAATGCTCCATTCTGTATGATTATTAGTACAGATTCCTTTACTTTGCCTTTTTCATGGAAAATCTATATGATTTTTCATACACACTCACACTCACACTCACACTCACACTCACAATCACAATCACAATCACACGAATCAAATGTTCAAACCAAACTTAGATATGAATGAAACCTACACATGTTCACCTATGTCTCTCGTCACAAAGCCTAAAGCCTAAATCAATTGTCCGGAGGTTAAAACATGTTGAATGGGGTACAATCGCAACCAAACCAGAGGAAATGGATCGCTCAGTGGGAGTCAACAAAGCCGTTAACGGATAAGTGGATGTACGCGGGTGAAACTCATAACATTACGATAAACACACTGATTATCATAACGGATGGTCAAGCTATGTGGAATATTAATGGAAATAATATTCATGTAGCGTTTGGTAATTTGATTGCCGTTGAAGAGAATTCGGTTATCGAAGTAGTAGAGGGTGGGAATCTCGATTTAGCAGGCTGGCAAATTGGTTTTGACGCCTATTCCTTTTTCGATAAAGAACGAGGACTAATGAAATTTGAATGGCATGTGCCGGTTGGA
This portion of the Cohnella abietis genome encodes:
- a CDS encoding helix-turn-helix transcriptional regulator; this translates as MKEEKQTKQEVAAVRTRRAIINLLKQEGAADAIQLSKELGVSGMAVRQHLYHLEEQQLVTFVEEPRSMGRPAKMWRLTPKANRFFPDGYADLSIHLIESMKEAFGDAGLDQLLEVRNKKLIKEYLDKAPTTLPLNEQLVALAESRTNEGYMAETIENPDGSFSFIERHCPICSVAQVCAGICRKEKEMLEQVLGDQVEVKRSEHILSGDFRCVYLIKPKATNAH
- a CDS encoding GntR family transcriptional regulator, with product MPVPKNFTSPIRLSAKERALSQIQRWIIEGTLLPGEKLLDAELAESLAVSRTPIREALQLLEVQGLVSMHPGKETRVTSIEKDDVLKMYPTLAVLHALAAEYAAEQILPEQIEKLKQLNAEFSSAIENGEPYQAMELDEQFHNLIVEASDNAYIASFSASLQIHIRRFKYVFLKQSITETLASVEEHVLIIAALEKRDKNESSARMKQNLIRPMNELYAMI
- a CDS encoding gluzincin family metallopeptidase; translation: MSRRLYILGCVTILLVLSMTACSSGNNNKNNNNNSTNNTSTPSSSPTSTPTSSPAISPPHNGELSLVQETEHGLFYSPDATEKVSDMIQTLANSFEANYPRIVGLFKYEPSGKTVVHVYSNKNQFQKMIGRSTEGTYVAEENIIKVYTPSSFSNQKNEDEYTFQVIHEFIHAVIQQINPAIGQVKFLDEGIAYYVSNQLEAELQTRTNFADIPTFEQLSSPEYFDKSGHEAYFFSGTIVRYISNKYGVDALNELIKNPEQIEQILNISLNQLYEQWSEDLRK
- a CDS encoding histidine kinase N-terminal 7TM domain-containing diguanylate cyclase gives rise to the protein MDSQLTIYITLVSLTGIFNLFLSVYVFLRRNEIPGSLSFILYTLALTIYSFGYAFELASDTIWEVKLWNLIEYIGMPLSVPLGLMIILNYLKIKISRAATVALFVVPLITWLMVATNDYHNLFYKVFTFQEGMNSHTLKIEAGEWYIVFSIYTFCCWLAAVSLLFSRWKQTRKSYRLQLFTLICGQLMPMITGLLYLLGVTPTGIDPVPMGMCFSSGLFIWAILSTKMLTVVPIAKETIFDSMGEGVLVLDPAKRLIDYNQSVGQMIPSLNPSMIGRTLDQVWTEVTGEPFPFYHLPDGSVEELSWLSNSKQFYQVRSSTLRHRNGEQAGSLLMLINVTELKRLQNELEHQAFYDGLTHIFNRTQFIQRSREMLAASRMEKHPFTVVLFDIDLFKRVNDHLGHETGDRVLVHVVNTCRKLLSKETLFARYGGEEFVLSLPYTSLQEGKVIADRLRIAMEDEPLLTDKGAIVVTASFGVAEASGRLDDTLDTLLRKADEALYTSKRSGRNRVSLYSSTLEYSHS
- a CDS encoding TetR/AcrR family transcriptional regulator, which encodes MAQDLPLNKENILDAAEQVLRRYGPDKTSVVDVARVLQVSHGTLYRHFASKSALREAVTERWLERSITAPLETIANQAGGSSSGRLRLWLETLIRSKRTYSVDDSEMFAMYAAVTLEAVEMITVHVDRLIQQVAQIVEEGIKSKEFKSGSSSEGVAKAIFIATSRFHHPSHAYEWVEEKTNEEFDAVFNLILSGITKSS
- a CDS encoding OsmC family protein; translated protein: MAAVQTFKATAQLLDGVKVKTTSRQFELIIDEPKSLGGTDTGMNPVEALLASLGACQAIVGRVYAPKFGVNLEDFRVEVEGELDLDGFFNKSDVRPGYSDIRYTFHIKTDSPQEKVEEFVQFLESKCPVGDTIANPVNLKLNGIVIEN